The genomic DNA GGCCGCCATGTGGGCCGTGCTCACGCGCCTGGAGGAGCCCAAGAAGCACAACCTGTCGCTCCTGCAGAAGCTCAAGCTCTACAACGGCAAGACGCTGCCCAACTTCACCGAGGACAACATCAAGGAGCTGCGCAAGGAGTCCAGCCGGGAAGGCCTCGAGGGCATCAGCGCCCGCTACATCCAGGACAAGATCTCCAACGCCCTGGTGAGCGACAAGGGCGAGGGCTGCATCAACCCCTTCATGGTGCTCAACGAGCTGGAGGCGGGCCTCAAGGGCCACTCGCTCATCAACAGCGACGACGCGCGCAAGCGCTTCCGCGAGATGCTCACCAGCGTGAAGCAGGAGTACGAGGACGTCGTCAAGAACGAGGTCCAGCGCGCCATCAGCGCCGACGAGGACGCCATCGGCAAGCTGTGCGGCAACTACATCGACAACATCAAGGCCTACACCCAGAAGGAGAAGGTCAAGAACAAGTACACCGGCCTCTACGAGGAGCCGGATGAGCGCCTGATGCGCTCCATCGAGGAGAAGATCGACATCCCGGACACCCGCAAGGACGACTTCCGCCGGGAGATCATGAACTACATCGGCGCGCTCGCCGTGGACGGCAAGACGTTCAACTACCGGACCAACGAGCGGCTGCACAAGGCGCTCGAGCTCAAGCTCTTCGAGGACCAGAAGGACAGCATCAAGCTCAAGAACCTGGTGTCCACGGTGGTGGACAAGGAGACGCAGGAGAAGATCGACCTGGTGAAGGACCGGTTGATGAAGAACTACGGCTACTGCGAGATCTGCTCCACGGACGTGCTCAACTTCGTGGCGAGCATCTTCGCCCGCGGTGACGCCAAGGAATAAGGGGCCCGATCGTGTCTTTGCGCATCCACCAGGACCACTCACGCTTCAAACAGATCGTCCGCGGGAAGATCAAATCCAACCTGCGCAAGTACGTGCAGAAGGGGGAGATGATCGGCAAGAAGGGCAAGGACACGATCTCCATCCCCATTCCCTTCATCGACATCCCCCACTTCAAGTACGGCCACAAGGAGCAGGGGGGCGTGGGCCAGGGGGATGGCGAGGTCGGGCAGCAGCTCTCCCCCGGCGCCGTGCAGCCGGGAGATGGGCACCAGGCCGGCCAGGGCGAGGGGGACCACAACCTGGAGGTCGACGTCACGCTCGACGAGCTGGCGCAGATATTGGGCGAGGAGCTGCGCCTGCCCAACATCGAGCGGCGGCAGAACGAGAAGATCGTCACCCAGAAGATCCGCTACACCGGGGTCAACACCACGGGCCCCGAGTCGCTGCGCCACTTCAAGCGCACCTACAAGCAGGCGCTCCGGCGGCAGATCGCCATGGGGACGTATGACGCCTCCCGGCCCATCATCATCCCCACGCGCGAGGACCGGCGCTACCGCAGCTACAAGCTGCAGGAGCTGCCGGAGACCAACGCGGTCATCATCTACATGATGGACGTGTCGGGCTCGATGGGCGACGAGCAGAAGGAGATCGTCCGCATCGAGAGCTTCTGGCTCGATACGTGGCTGCGCCACCAGTACAAGGGGCTGGAGGCGCGCTACATCATCCACGACGCCGTGGCGCGCGAGGTGGACCGCGACACCTTCTTCCACACCCGCGAGTCCGGCGGCACGATGATCTCCAGCGCCTACAAGCTGTGCCGGGACATCATCAAGGCGGACTACCCCAAGAGCGCGTGGAACATCTACCCGTTCCACTTCTCCGACGGCGACAACTGGAGCGCGGACGACACGCGCCAGTGCATCGAGATGCTCCGCGAGGACATCCTGCCCGGGGTGAACCAGTTCGCCTACGGCCAGGTGGAGAGCCCCTACGGCAGCGGCCAGTTCATCAAGGACCTGCGCGAGGCCGTCGGGGACGCCACCAACGTCGCCCTGAGCGAGATCGCCGACAAGGACGCCATCTATCCCTCCATCAAGGATTTCCTCGGCAAGGGCCGCTAGACGCCCCCCCTGCCCGCTCACCGCTTCTCGGAGTACGCGATGCCCAAGAGCCTCACCCCCCCGCTGCGCAAGTTGAAGGATGAGATCGAGGGCCACGCCAAGGAGTTCGGCCTCGACTTCTTCGACACCCGCTTCGAGGTCGTCAGCTACGACGAGCTCAACATGGTGGCCGCCTACGGCGGCTTCCCCACGCGCTACCCCCACTGGCGCTGGGGCATGGAGTACGAGCAGCTCTCCAAGGGCTACGAGTACGGCCTCTCGAAGATCTACGAACTCGTCATCAACAACGACCCCTGCTACGCCTACCTCCTGGAGAGCAACTCGGACGTCGATCAGAAGCTCGTGATGGCGCACGTGTACGGGCACTGCGACTTCTTCAAGAACAACTTCTCCTTCCGCCACACCAACCGCCGGATGATCGACGACATGGCGAACCACGCCACGCGCGTGCGCCGGTGGGTGGACAAGATTGGCGTGGAGAAGGTGGAGGACTTCATCGACCGGACGCTGTCGCTGGAGAACCTCATCGACCAGCACGCGCCCCACATCCGCCGCAACCCGGACCCCCGGCGCGCGGAGGACGAGATGAAGTCCAATGAGCGCGTGGAGGGCTTCAAGGTGGACCGCGAGTACATGCGCGGCTTCATCAACCCCTCCGAGTTCCTCGACAGCCAGAGAAAGCGCGTGGAGGACGAGAAGCAGAAGGCCAAGAAGTTCCCCGAGCGGCCCCAGCGCGACGTGCTCCAGTTCCTCCTGGAGAACGCCCCGCTCGAGCCGTGGGAGGCGGACATCCTCGCCATCATCCGCGACGAGGCCTACTACTTCGCGCCCCAGGGCCAGACGAAGATCATGAACGAGGGCTGGGCCAGCTACTGGCACTCCACCATCATGACCCGCCGCGCGCTCAAGGACGACGAGGTCATCGACTACGCGGATCGGCACTCGGGCACCATGGGCACCCGCCCCGGCTCGCTCAATCCGTACAAGCTCGGCATCGAGCTGTGGCGCGACATCGAGGATCGCTGGAACAAGGGCCGCTTCGGCAAGGAGTGGGACGAGTGCGATGACCTGCGCGCGCGCCGCTCCTGGGACAAGAAGCTCGGCCAGGGGCGCGAGAAGATCTTCGAGGTGCGCAAGCACTACAACGACATCACCTTCATCGACACGTTCCTCACGGCCGAGTTCGCCCTGGAGCAGAAGCTCTTCGTCTATGGCTTCAACGACAAGCGCAACTCCTGGGAGATCCTCGACCGCGAGTTCCGCAAGGTGAAGAACAAGCTCTTGCAGCAGCTCACCAACTTCGGTCAGCCCATCATCGAGGTGGTGGACGGCAACCACGAGAACCGCGGCGAGCTGCTCATGGCGCACAAGCACGACGGGCAGGATCTCAAGAGCGACTACGCCCGCGAGACGCTGCGCAACGTGCAGTCCCTGTGGCGGCGCCCCGCGTGCATCATCACCCGCTACGACAACAAGGGCGTGCTGCTGCGCTTCGACGGGCAGAACCACACCGAGAAGAAGATCGACCTGTAGCCCCAGCGTAAAACCACCGCTCGGCTGGAGGGCTCGCCCAGGCGTCCGGGCGAGCCCGGGCCAGAAGTTGGGAACAGACCTGTAGCTCCTCTAGACTGCGCGGGCCCATGAGACTCGCCCCCGCCGTCCTCTGCCTGGGTGTCCTGCTCGCCGTCTCCGCCGCCCAGGCCTCGACGAGCAGCTACACCGTCAAGAACCGCCGCATCGAGCCCAACCAGCCCCTCGCCGTGGCCCTGCAGGACGCCGGACTGCCGCCCGAACAGGTGAGCGCGGTGGTCGCGGCCCTGGAGGGCGTGTTCGACTTCCGCAAGTCGCGCGTGGGGGATCAGTTCCGCCTGGTGCTGCGCGAGGGGGAGCTGGACTTCTTCGGCTACCGCCAGAGCGCCGTGGACGAGTGGCAGGTGCGCCGCGATGGCGAGCGCTACGTGGGCAGCAAGCGCGCCATCGAGGTGGAGAAGCAGGTGGCGCTGGTGACGCTGGACATCACCCACTCGCTCTACGAGGCGGCGGTGACGGCCGGAGAGGATCCGCTCATCGGCATGGTGCTCGCGGACGTGTTCGCCTGGGACATCGACTTCTACCGGGACGTGCGCCAGGGAGACCGGGCACGGGCGCTGGTGGAGAAGTTCGTTTCCAAGGGGCGGCTCTTGCGCTACGGCGAGGTGCTGGCGGCCACCTACCGGGGCGGCGCGGTGGGCCAGAAGCGCGTGTTCCGCTACGAGCTGCCGGATGGCCGGGCCAGCTTCTTCCAGGAGGACGGCTCGAGCGCGCGCAAGGCCTTCCTCAAGAGCCCGCTCAAGTACGCCCACGTCACCAGCAGCTTCGGCAGCCGCTTCCACCCGGTGCTCCAGTACGTGAAGGCGCACAACGGCGTGGACTATTCGGCGAGCGTGGGCACCCCCGTGTGGGCCGTGGCCGATGGCGTCGTCACCGTGGCGGCCCACACCGGCGCGGGCGGCAACACCGTCTGCCTGCGGCACAGCAACGGTTTCGAGACGTGCTACCTGCACCTGTCCAAGTTCGGCCAGGGCGTGCGCACCGGCTCCCGGGTGAACCAGAAGCAGGTCATCGCCCTGTCGGGTAACACGGGCCGTACAACGGGCCCACACCTGCATTATGCCCTCAAGCGCAACGGCCACTACGTCAATCCGCTCAATCAGAATTTCCCGCGCACGGAGCCGCTGCCCAAGAACCTGCTGGCGGACTTCAGCGCCAAGGTCGCCCCTCTGGCGCGGCAGATCGACGCGGTCTCCGTGGCCGAGGCCAGCGCGGGGAATTGAACCCTTCCGGGGAAGTCGGCCTACTCCATATGTGGGGTCGCCGCGCACCTTACAGTCGGAAAGAGGGGGATTGTCCTGGAGTCTGGGGCAGTGCGCGAGAGGGAACCTGTCTGATAGGATGGCGTGATTCCCGTCGCGTCAGCTTTTCCCGCGCCCCCACCCCCCCATCCGAATGCCCGCCATTTCCGACTTCATTCAAACCGCCGAGGAGATCCGCAAGGGACTCGGCGAGCTGAGCGATGAACTGCAGCATGGGCTGCCCGAGCGGCTCGCCCGGTTTCCAAGAGATCCCGCGCAGCGCGCCGTGATGCAGCAGGAGCAGCAGGAGATCCTGCGTCAGCGCATCCCCGTGGTGACCGCCTGGCTGGATGGCCACTATGCCCGGCTCACCGAGCTGGACGCCGCGTTGAAGGAGGACGAGCGGGAAGGTGCGATGGAGCACCACCGCGCCGCGGTCCAGCCCTACTTCCTCCAGTGCCCCCTCATCCGCCGCTGCGTGGACAAGCCCCTGGGCTACCCCGGCGACTACGTGATGGTGGACATGATCTTCGGCACCGAGGAGCACGGTGTCTCCACGATGGCGCGCATCCTCTCGCACTACGCGCTCAACGTGGGCCCGGCCCAGGCGCATCGCGCCCGCGCGCCGTGGATCGTCAACCACCTGAACAAGAAGGAGGAGGAGCTGGGCCGGCCCCTGCGCATCCTGTCCTTCGCCTGTGGGCCCGAGCACGCCCTGCGCGAGCACACCACCATGGGGGGCACCGGCCAGTTCACGCTCTGTGACTTCGATCCCGCGCCCCTGGACTTCTGCCGCCGGCAATTCGAGAAGCTCGCGCGCATGCCCCGTGGAGGCATCCCCGCCCCCGAGCTGCGCTTCGTCCAGGTCTCCACCTACCAGTTGCTGCGCTACCGGGACACGCTGGAGCAGCTGCGCCACCCGGACGGCCCCATGGACGTGGTGATCGCCGCGGGCATCCTCGACTACCTCAAGGAGAACGTCATCGCCCGCTTCCTGGACATGATGAGCTCCCAGCTCGCCCCCGGTGGCCTGTTGCTGCTCACCAACCTGCACCACAACAATCCCTGGCGCGCCGTCATGGAGTACGTGTGTGACTGGAACGTCATCCACCGCGGCAAGGAGCAGTTCCAGGCCATCTGCGAGGGCCCTCCCGAGCGGGGCATGAAGACCCTGGAGACCATCACCGACGCCACGGACACCAACATCTTCTGGGCGGGACAGCGGCGCTGACGCGAGAGCCCGGGCGGGACGTGCTCAGCTCCACTCGAGCACGTACTGCCCGTAGTCCAGGGACACGGCCATGCCCGTCGCGGAGCCGTTGCCCCGCAGCACGTGGAGCGCCTCGCGCAGGGCGCCCTCGTGGAAGGCGATGGGCTGCATGTCGCCGCGGTAGTGCAACCGCAGGCGCCTGTCGCCCAGCTCCTCCGACGTCCGCTTCCCGTAGCTCACCAGCGTCGAATAGATGGTGTCCACGGAGGCGAAGACGCGCTTGGGGTCTCCCAGCCCCACCAGCCGCATGAGGGTGTTGCCCACGTAGGACTTGAAGAAGCCCGTCACCGTGGCGCCGCCACACGCGCGGATCGCCTCGTCCACCGAGGCATAGTGGGGCTCCAGCACGTCCGCGGCCGTGTACAACATCCGCAGGAAGTCCGCCGCCG from Melittangium boletus DSM 14713 includes the following:
- a CDS encoding DUF444 family protein; the encoded protein is MSLRIHQDHSRFKQIVRGKIKSNLRKYVQKGEMIGKKGKDTISIPIPFIDIPHFKYGHKEQGGVGQGDGEVGQQLSPGAVQPGDGHQAGQGEGDHNLEVDVTLDELAQILGEELRLPNIERRQNEKIVTQKIRYTGVNTTGPESLRHFKRTYKQALRRQIAMGTYDASRPIIIPTREDRRYRSYKLQELPETNAVIIYMMDVSGSMGDEQKEIVRIESFWLDTWLRHQYKGLEARYIIHDAVAREVDRDTFFHTRESGGTMISSAYKLCRDIIKADYPKSAWNIYPFHFSDGDNWSADDTRQCIEMLREDILPGVNQFAYGQVESPYGSGQFIKDLREAVGDATNVALSEIADKDAIYPSIKDFLGKGR
- a CDS encoding SpoVR family protein, which translates into the protein MPKSLTPPLRKLKDEIEGHAKEFGLDFFDTRFEVVSYDELNMVAAYGGFPTRYPHWRWGMEYEQLSKGYEYGLSKIYELVINNDPCYAYLLESNSDVDQKLVMAHVYGHCDFFKNNFSFRHTNRRMIDDMANHATRVRRWVDKIGVEKVEDFIDRTLSLENLIDQHAPHIRRNPDPRRAEDEMKSNERVEGFKVDREYMRGFINPSEFLDSQRKRVEDEKQKAKKFPERPQRDVLQFLLENAPLEPWEADILAIIRDEAYYFAPQGQTKIMNEGWASYWHSTIMTRRALKDDEVIDYADRHSGTMGTRPGSLNPYKLGIELWRDIEDRWNKGRFGKEWDECDDLRARRSWDKKLGQGREKIFEVRKHYNDITFIDTFLTAEFALEQKLFVYGFNDKRNSWEILDREFRKVKNKLLQQLTNFGQPIIEVVDGNHENRGELLMAHKHDGQDLKSDYARETLRNVQSLWRRPACIITRYDNKGVLLRFDGQNHTEKKIDL
- a CDS encoding TIGR02265 family protein; protein product: MPSDKNDLAQRIAICKPEDTVRGFLFKAVYGLVEQRVGSSGTDRMLMQLRIHKMPVDFFSYPAADFLRMLYTAADVLEPHYASVDEAIRACGGATVTGFFKSYVGNTLMRLVGLGDPKRVFASVDTIYSTLVSYGKRTSEELGDRRLRLHYRGDMQPIAFHEGALREALHVLRGNGSATGMAVSLDYGQYVLEWS
- a CDS encoding class I SAM-dependent methyltransferase, translating into MPAISDFIQTAEEIRKGLGELSDELQHGLPERLARFPRDPAQRAVMQQEQQEILRQRIPVVTAWLDGHYARLTELDAALKEDEREGAMEHHRAAVQPYFLQCPLIRRCVDKPLGYPGDYVMVDMIFGTEEHGVSTMARILSHYALNVGPAQAHRARAPWIVNHLNKKEEELGRPLRILSFACGPEHALREHTTMGGTGQFTLCDFDPAPLDFCRRQFEKLARMPRGGIPAPELRFVQVSTYQLLRYRDTLEQLRHPDGPMDVVIAAGILDYLKENVIARFLDMMSSQLAPGGLLLLTNLHHNNPWRAVMEYVCDWNVIHRGKEQFQAICEGPPERGMKTLETITDATDTNIFWAGQRR
- a CDS encoding peptidoglycan DD-metalloendopeptidase family protein, producing MRLAPAVLCLGVLLAVSAAQASTSSYTVKNRRIEPNQPLAVALQDAGLPPEQVSAVVAALEGVFDFRKSRVGDQFRLVLREGELDFFGYRQSAVDEWQVRRDGERYVGSKRAIEVEKQVALVTLDITHSLYEAAVTAGEDPLIGMVLADVFAWDIDFYRDVRQGDRARALVEKFVSKGRLLRYGEVLAATYRGGAVGQKRVFRYELPDGRASFFQEDGSSARKAFLKSPLKYAHVTSSFGSRFHPVLQYVKAHNGVDYSASVGTPVWAVADGVVTVAAHTGAGGNTVCLRHSNGFETCYLHLSKFGQGVRTGSRVNQKQVIALSGNTGRTTGPHLHYALKRNGHYVNPLNQNFPRTEPLPKNLLADFSAKVAPLARQIDAVSVAEASAGN